The genomic stretch AATATTAAAATCTTCTGTTTCATGATATGCAAAAGAAATGACATCAGTAGAAGCATCTTTATCTCTGTATTCACGATTAATAACTTGAATTTTTTTATTATCTGTTAGTAAAAGTGAAAGATAAAGAGGTCTATCAGATTCTATTTCTTCTAACTCTAAAACTTTTTTTATATAATTTTCAAGATGATTATCTTCGTAAAGTGTACTTATAAAAATATTATATTTTTCATCTATTAAATCAGAACTAAAATCAATAACTAACTCCATATTACTTTCTTCCTTCTTTATTTTTGTCCTGGATATTTTATTCTTTCATGATAAATAGCACCAAAAGTCTTTAAGAAAGAATTTATTATAACTTCAACTTCCTTAAATGTAATATTGGCATCTGATAATTGATTATCTCTTATCTTTGAATCTACTATTTTTCTAACCATTTGTTCAATTTTTACAGGGTCTTTCACATCAAGAGATCTTACAGCAGCCTCTATTGAATCTGCAAGTAATATAACAGCAGATTCTTTTGTTTGTGGTTTAGGACCAGAATATCTAAATTCTTCTTCTGGGATATTTGGATCAATCTCTTTTGCTTTATTATAAAAATAAGCAAGAAGTGTAGTTCCTTGATGTTCATACATAATATCTCTAATTTCTTTAGGAATTTTATATTTTTTACCCATTTCAGCTCCTTCTCTTGTATGAGCTAAAATTATCATTTTACTCATAAAAGGAGAAATATTATTATGTAAATTCTTACCATCAGTTTGATTTTCCACATAATATTGTGGTCTTTTTGTTTTCCCTATATCATGGTAATAACAAGCAACACGAGTAAATATTGGATCTCCTCCAATTTCAATAACAGCATTTTCAGAAAGAGTAGCAACCATCATTGAATGTTGAAAAGTTCCTGGTGCTTCTATTGATAATTTTCTCAAAAGTGGATGAGATAAATCTGCTAATTCAATCAATTTAAATACAGTTAATATATTAAATGTTCTTTCAAAATATGGAAGCAATGCTATTGCAAGCATTCCAGAGAATAATCCTGAAACAAATATTTGAATAGTATTTAAAGCTACTCCATAACTTTCTTCAACAGAGAAGAAACTTAAAATCAAATATAATAATATTTTTAATATTGCAAGCTGAATTCCCATTGCAATTACTGAAGAACGAGTTATAATATTTTTCCTTAAAAATGTACTAATCGCTACAATTGCAATTGATTGAACTGCAAAATATTTCAAGTCATAGTCTGTTATTGGCAATAGATATGAAATAAGCATCATAGTCAAAAAATAGCTAAAACCTGGTTTTACTATAAATAATAAAAGTATCAACATTGTATCTATTGGTAACAGATATATCATTGAGGTAGGAACTATTCTAAATGCAAGTAAAGTTCCTATCGTCAAAATCATAACTGCTCTATATTTATTTTTTTCTAATATTTCATCACTATGGTACCTAATAGCTACGAGATTATACACACTTGAAATGACCAATAAAAATATAATATTTAATACAATTATAAATACACTCATCTTATAATTATAAATACCTAATCTGTCTAAAATATCTATTTTTCTTTCAGTTAAGA from Fusobacterium simiae encodes the following:
- the ybeY gene encoding rRNA maturation RNase YbeY, whose amino-acid sequence is MELVIDFSSDLIDEKYNIFISTLYEDNHLENYIKKVLELEEIESDRPLYLSLLLTDNKKIQVINREYRDKDASTDVISFAYHETEDFNIGPYDTLGDIIISLERVEEQASEYNHSFEREFYYVLTHGILHILGYDHIEEEDKKLMREREEAILSSFGYTRDK
- a CDS encoding HD family phosphohydrolase, which produces MKKFTIFGFKFLFDIKKKDSSDEERYSDSYFLKEKVFYLILALFLITISSKIPILFRNNNYMIGDVVKSDIYSPKTIVFRDKIGKDKLIQDMIDRLDKDYIYSSDAADIYMNEFDNFHKEIIAIKKGNLKSFDYSGFERKTGKVMPEEIINKLLEEDEEKIDETFAKLEGQLENAYKAGIYKEKNSIRINEPAKTEIEELDPFEREIINNFLIPNYIYDEAKTKNTINEKVSQVHDQYIEIKAGTLIAKTGEVLTERKIDILDRLGIYNYKMSVFIIVLNIIFLLVISSVYNLVAIRYHSDEILEKNKYRAVMILTIGTLLAFRIVPTSMIYLLPIDTMLILLLFIVKPGFSYFLTMMLISYLLPITDYDLKYFAVQSIAIVAISTFLRKNIITRSSVIAMGIQLAILKILLYLILSFFSVEESYGVALNTIQIFVSGLFSGMLAIALLPYFERTFNILTVFKLIELADLSHPLLRKLSIEAPGTFQHSMMVATLSENAVIEIGGDPIFTRVACYYHDIGKTKRPQYYVENQTDGKNLHNNISPFMSKMIILAHTREGAEMGKKYKIPKEIRDIMYEHQGTTLLAYFYNKAKEIDPNIPEEEFRYSGPKPQTKESAVILLADSIEAAVRSLDVKDPVKIEQMVRKIVDSKIRDNQLSDANITFKEVEVIINSFLKTFGAIYHERIKYPGQK